The Desulfovibrio sp. genome contains the following window.
ACCCACACCAGGTAAACCTGTTCGCGGTTCCCGTAGCGGCGTACCGCTCATGGCACTGTTTGACCTGCTGGGCAAGCGGTGGGCTATGGGCGTCATCTGGCAACTGCGCAAGGGGCCAGCCACATTCCGCGCCTTGCAGGAGGCCTGCGAATCCATATCCCCGGCGGTGCTCAACAGCCGTTTGAAAGAACTGCGCGAGGCAAAGCTCGTGTGCACCACCAATGACGGCTATGCCCTGACGGACATGGGCGTGGAGTTGAGCCTTCTGCTGGAGCCATTTGGGGGCTGGGCCATCACCTGGGCTATGGAAGTGGCCCCGGAGGAAGCCGAACGCTGGAGCGATCTGCTCAGCAAAAGGCTTGCGTAGCCGCTTCCCCCAGGGATTCCTTGTCGTTTGGGCCGCAGCTACTGCTGCGCGGCCTTGATGGCCTTGAGCGTGCGGCCTCCCAAACCGATGGCATCGGTTGCGTATTCCTCAATAAATACCACGAACTTTTCCTGCGGAACGGACGTTGCCGCCACTGCGGCTGCGGTCAGGCCTTCAATCAGGTTCTTCTTCACTTCTTCCGTTGTGCTGTGCATGGCTATGGTGATGACGGGCATGGTTTGCTCCTTGTCGTTTGATCTTGCGGCCTGCGCTCTGCGTATTTTGCGAAGTAGCAAGCGAGGGTGAGTATTCTTGCGCGCGCTATGGAATAAATAGCGAGCTATTAAAAAAATAGCAAGAACTGCCCAAGGTCAAACCTGCAAAGACGGCAGCGCGTGCCAGAGTGACTGCCCCCGCCAAGATTTTGCCGCCAAAAGCTGATGGGCATTCCCTGAACGTGTTCATGTTCAGGGAATGCCCATTGTTACTAACGAGCAAGTATTCAGATTGTTGTTGAAAAACTGCTACCCGGTACTTTATCTAAAGAGCCGCAACCTGCGTGAGGCCGCGCCGCGCAAGGGCTATGTCAGCCAGTGCGTTGATGCAGGCCGCCGCCACAGCGGAGCCGCCCTTGCGGCCCAGCAGGGTAAAGTGGGGCCAGGGGCTTTGCCGCAAAAGTTCCTTTGACTGCGCCGCGTTCACAAAGCCCACAGGCATACCCACTATGAGGGCAGGCGGCTGCGCGCCGTGCGCAAGCACGTCCAGAAGCCCCAGCAGGGCTGTGGGCGCGTTGCCGATGACCACAATGTTGCCGCCCATGTTTTGCGCAATACTCTCAAGCCCGGCGCGTGAGCGCGTGGTGCCCCGGCTGGCGGCAAGCTCCGCAAGACCGGGCAGGGCCATGAGCGGGGTCACTGATACCCCTAGCGGTTCAAGGCGGCGCATGGGCAGGCCAGCGGCAGCCATGCGGGTGTCGGTATACACGCTGCAGCCCGCGAGCAGGGCGCTCACTCCAGCTTCAAGGCCCTGGGCGCTCAGCCGTAGGTCGCCCACGATATCCGTATCGCCGAGGGTGTGGACACAGCGGCGGGCCACTTGCCAGAGCGGGCCGCTAAAGGCTCGCGGTTCGGGAATTTCCGCATCTATGATGGCGAAAGAGCGGTTTTCGATCTCAGCTGGGGTGCAGGCCGGGTCAAGATCAACACTGATTTTGTCTGTGGGGTTATGAACCATAAAATCCTCAGGGGCGTTGGTCTGAAAAGTAGGAGGCGCAAGTGCGCAGCCATGCGCGCCAGAAGCGGCGAGAGCCTTCGGGATAGCAGTGCAGCCATGATCCGGCCACGGAGCCGAGGCGGCAGCCTTCATCCCGCAAAAAACGGCCCTGGCTGTCGTAGAGCTTCCACAGGGGACGGCATGGGGTGGGCAGGGGTATTTCTTCTTCCTGCGCATAGTGAAATTCGTGTCCGCGCACCCACATTGGCCGGGCGACAGGCCCGTTAAGCACGGAAAATGTGGGCGCAGGCCAGTCCGTTGCGGCTTGCGCGGCCCGGTAGCCCAGAGCCGCCTTGTTTGCGCCAAGTGCGCAGTTGCGCGGCAGGAGGCCGCTCATGGCGTGGCCTTGCCCTGCAATCTGCACGGACTGCATAAGGTAGATATAGCCCCCGCACTCGCCGTACATGGGCATACCGTGCGCAGCCAGCCCGTGTAGAGCATTGCGCATGGCCGTGTTGGCGGCAAGGCCCGAGGCATGCAGTTCCGGGTAGCCGCCGGGAAAGTACAGGCCGGAACACTCGGCTGGCGGCGCGGCGTCCCGTAATGGGGAAAAGGTGACAATGCGCGCCCCAAGTTCGTGCAGCACGGCGGGCAGATCCGCATAGCAAAAGCTGAAAGCTTCGTCCCAGGCCAGGGCCACAACAGGCCTGCGCCTGCGTTGGGGGCGGGGTGGGAGCTGCGCTTGTGCGTCTGAAAGTGGAAAGAATCTGTCTGTCGGCGGCTCATGTGCCTCTGATAACCGCGCTTGCCGGGCAGCTTCCGGCACTGACGCGCCGGACTTGTCTGCATTGACTGCCCTTTGTAGCGTGTGGACTCCCGCCAGTTTAAGTATGCGGTTCAGGTCGCAGTGCTGCTCAACCCATTTGGTCAGGGCTTGTATGTCCACCGCAGGTAGGGCCTCGCGCGCTTCCACCAGCCCAAGATGGCGTGAGGGAAGTTCCGGTGCGCCCTGACGCGGCAGCAGGCCCAAGAGGGGCACGCCAGCGCTCTTGGCCAGGGGCGTCAATGACTGGCGCAGCAGGTCGGCGTGGCGGGCGCTGCCCACATGGGTGCACACCATGCCAAGAAAACGGACAGGCAAGTCGCCAGCCCATGCGGGGCGGTGATGCAAAAATCCCTCTGCCAGCGCGGCAATGGACTGCCCCAAGCCGCCTGCGTTGAGCACCAGCAGCACGGGCAGACCCAGCAGGGAGGCCAGATGCGCAGTGCTGCCCGCTCCACGGTGCCCCCCGTCAAAAAGGCCCATGGCTCCTTCCACCACCAGCAGATCTGGCTTGGCGCAAGGGCTTGCTTTAGCTTTTGCGCTGTCGGCGTACTCACATTGAGGGCAACCTGCGGACATGCGTTCAAAAACGCGGCCCAGTCCTTTGGGAATGCGCCCTGCGGGCAAGGGGTGTTCGGCAGAGGACGGCGCGGCTTCCCGGCACATCCATGTGTCCAGATTGGCTGCGGGTTGGCCTGTCAGCGCCGCATGAAAGGCCGCATCAATATAGTCCGGCCCCGTCTTGGCCGCGCGGGCCATGAGCCCACGATCGTGCAGGGCGCAGAGCAGGGACAGGGTAAAGGTCGTTTTGCCCGCATTACTGCCCGTGCCGCCTATGACAAGGCCGGGTATGCTCGGCTGCGGCTTGGGCATGTTTACGCTCCGTATGGTGTCGGCAGGGATTGCCTTGCGGCAGACGCTGTCAGCGTTGTCGCAGGGCCTCGGCAATGATGGCCGCGTCTGCCTCTGGCCTGGCTTTGAGCTGCAGCTCGGGGTTGCCGCCGGAGCAGGCAAAACCCTCAGGCCCCAGTTCCACAAAACCGGCGGAAACAACGCGGCTGTAGGGCAGCTGTTCGCGCATGTCGCTGTGGTCTACACGGCGCGGAAAGATGAAAGGCACTTCCTGACCAGAAAAGTCTTCAACGATGAGGTACTTCACAGGGGCCTCCTCAGCGCGCGTCGGGCGCGGCGGGCTTGGCGTTGCGGCGGTTTTGCAGATACTGCCGCACGGCCTTGTTGTGGTCGTTGAGGTTGGTGGAAAAAACATGCTCGCCACCATCAAATTTTGCCACAAAGTACAGGTAGTTGTGCGCCTCGGGGCGGACGGCTGCGGCAAGGGCCGCTGCGCCGAACGAGCAGATGGGGCCTGGCGTCAGGCCGGGGCGCTGATAGGTGTTGTAAAGGTTGTTGGGATCGTCCAGATCGCGGCGGCGCAGGTTGCCGTCAAAGTTGGGGCCAAGGCCGTAAATCACTGTGGGGTCGGCCTGAAGCAGCATGCCCTTGTTAATGCGGTTCTGGTAGACCCCGGCCACGCGGGCGCGTTCTGCATCTATGCCTGTTTCCTTTTCCACAATGGAAGCAAGGATAACCCATGTTTTGAGCTGTTCTGTCTGGCCCGGCCCCGGTTTTTTGCCATCGGGCCACACGCTGGCGGTCTTGCGCCAGAAGTTGTCAACCATGCGCCCGGCAACGGCCTTGGCCTGCGCCAGATCGACGACGTCATTCTTTTTGAGCAGATACGTATCCGGCATCAAAAAGCCTTCAGCCGTGGCAAAGGGGATGCCGTAATGGCGCAGAAAGTCCGGGTCGGTCACGACCTTGCGAAAGTCGTCAAAAACCACCAGCCCGGCTTCTTCCAGCATCTTGCCCGTCTGCCACCACGTGAGGCCTTCCGGCACAGTGACGCGGTACAGCACGGGGTGCCCGTTGACCAGCTCGTCCAGCACCTTTTCCGGCAGCCAGCCCGTATTGAGGGCGAATCTGCCAGCCTGGAGGCGGTTTTCCCATTTTTTATAGCGGGCCAGCAGGTCAAGCTTGCGGGCGTCTGTCACAACACCCTGCTTGGCCAGCCCTGCGCTTACCTGCGCCAGACGCGCCCCGGCGGGTACGTCAAAAAAAACATCGCGGCCAGGGGTTTCCGGTGCGGTGGTGAGGAAGGTGTGAGCCTCGTAAGCCACCCATCCTCCGCCTGCGAGGGCCAGCAAAAGCAGCAGGCCCAGCGCGCGCAGCAGTGTTTTCATGCGGGTCTCCGGTCTTGGGGCGCAAGCGAAAGAAAGGAAGAAAGAATGCGCACAGCGGCCTGCTGGTCAAGCACGGCCTTGCGTTTGCGCATTTTCAGACCGGCCTCGCGCAGGTCGGCCCAGGCTTCCTCGGAACTCAGCGCCTCAATCATAAAGAAAAAAGGCAGCGGCACCCGGCGCTTGAGGCGCTCGGTTACGTTGCGTATCTGGCGCGTGGTCATGGTTTCTTCCCCATCAAGGGTCAGGGGCAAGCCTACCACCACCGCTTCCGCCCCGGCCTCGGCAATGCGCCCGGCAAGGGCGGCCAGAAAGGCCTTGCGGTCTGTAAAATCCTCAAGCCGCAAGGTAGCCAGCGGAAAGGCCAGCCGTCCCTCAGGGTCGGATGCGGCAAGGCCCGTGCGGGCCAGACCGTAATCAACGGCAACGAATTTCACTGCAAGCCTCGTTGTGCGCTGTGCGTTTGCCAGCGGGTGCGGCCATCCCTAAGAAAATGTATTCTCAAAGGCAAGGTGGTCTAAATGATGCCCAGCAGCGACAGCAGGCCAAGGGCGCTGCCGCTGACCAGCGGGCCAAGCACAAGCCCAAGCGCCCCGGTGAACAGCAACAACAAAAGAATGACAAATCCGTAACGCTCCACAC
Protein-coding sequences here:
- a CDS encoding tautomerase family protein, which encodes MPVITIAMHSTTEEVKKNLIEGLTAAAVAATSVPQEKFVVFIEEYATDAIGLGGRTLKAIKAAQQ
- a CDS encoding precorrin-8X methylmutase produces the protein MVHNPTDKISVDLDPACTPAEIENRSFAIIDAEIPEPRAFSGPLWQVARRCVHTLGDTDIVGDLRLSAQGLEAGVSALLAGCSVYTDTRMAAAGLPMRRLEPLGVSVTPLMALPGLAELAASRGTTRSRAGLESIAQNMGGNIVVIGNAPTALLGLLDVLAHGAQPPALIVGMPVGFVNAAQSKELLRQSPWPHFTLLGRKGGSAVAAACINALADIALARRGLTQVAAL
- the ruvX gene encoding Holliday junction resolvase RuvX, whose product is MKFVAVDYGLARTGLAASDPEGRLAFPLATLRLEDFTDRKAFLAALAGRIAEAGAEAVVVGLPLTLDGEETMTTRQIRNVTERLKRRVPLPFFFMIEALSSEEAWADLREAGLKMRKRKAVLDQQAAVRILSSFLSLAPQDRRPA
- the mltG gene encoding endolytic transglycosylase MltG, which produces MKTLLRALGLLLLLALAGGGWVAYEAHTFLTTAPETPGRDVFFDVPAGARLAQVSAGLAKQGVVTDARKLDLLARYKKWENRLQAGRFALNTGWLPEKVLDELVNGHPVLYRVTVPEGLTWWQTGKMLEEAGLVVFDDFRKVVTDPDFLRHYGIPFATAEGFLMPDTYLLKKNDVVDLAQAKAVAGRMVDNFWRKTASVWPDGKKPGPGQTEQLKTWVILASIVEKETGIDAERARVAGVYQNRINKGMLLQADPTVIYGLGPNFDGNLRRRDLDDPNNLYNTYQRPGLTPGPICSFGAAALAAAVRPEAHNYLYFVAKFDGGEHVFSTNLNDHNKAVRQYLQNRRNAKPAAPDAR
- a CDS encoding helix-turn-helix domain-containing protein, giving the protein MSIPTPGKPVRGSRSGVPLMALFDLLGKRWAMGVIWQLRKGPATFRALQEACESISPAVLNSRLKELREAKLVCTTNDGYALTDMGVELSLLLEPFGGWAITWAMEVAPEEAERWSDLLSKRLA
- a CDS encoding cobyrinate a,c-diamide synthase, with the translated sequence MPKPQPSIPGLVIGGTGSNAGKTTFTLSLLCALHDRGLMARAAKTGPDYIDAAFHAALTGQPAANLDTWMCREAAPSSAEHPLPAGRIPKGLGRVFERMSAGCPQCEYADSAKAKASPCAKPDLLVVEGAMGLFDGGHRGAGSTAHLASLLGLPVLLVLNAGGLGQSIAALAEGFLHHRPAWAGDLPVRFLGMVCTHVGSARHADLLRQSLTPLAKSAGVPLLGLLPRQGAPELPSRHLGLVEAREALPAVDIQALTKWVEQHCDLNRILKLAGVHTLQRAVNADKSGASVPEAARQARLSEAHEPPTDRFFPLSDAQAQLPPRPQRRRRPVVALAWDEAFSFCYADLPAVLHELGARIVTFSPLRDAAPPAECSGLYFPGGYPELHASGLAANTAMRNALHGLAAHGMPMYGECGGYIYLMQSVQIAGQGHAMSGLLPRNCALGANKAALGYRAAQAATDWPAPTFSVLNGPVARPMWVRGHEFHYAQEEEIPLPTPCRPLWKLYDSQGRFLRDEGCRLGSVAGSWLHCYPEGSRRFWRAWLRTCASYFSDQRP